A single region of the Mesotoga sp. BH458_6_3_2_1 genome encodes:
- the infA gene encoding translation initiation factor IF-1, with product MSDKSDIIKMDGIVVESMPNATFKVELENGHSVLAHISGKMRKNFIRLIPGDKVVVEVSIYDLTKGRIVYRKRIDKGGETN from the coding sequence GTGTCGGATAAGAGCGATATCATTAAGATGGATGGAATAGTTGTGGAATCGATGCCCAATGCTACCTTCAAGGTCGAATTGGAGAACGGCCACTCTGTTCTAGCTCACATCTCTGGAAAAATGCGCAAGAACTTCATCAGGTTGATCCCCGGCGATAAGGTCGTGGTGGAGGTTTCAATATATGACCTGACCAAAGGAAGAATTGTTTATCGAAAAAGGATAGACAAAGGAGGAGAAACGAATTGA